The sequence below is a genomic window from Ovis canadensis isolate MfBH-ARS-UI-01 breed Bighorn chromosome 1, ARS-UI_OviCan_v2, whole genome shotgun sequence.
taccaatgctgggaaagactgaaggcatgagaaggcgatgacagaggatgagatggttggatggcatcaacaactcaatggacatgagtttagcaaactctgggagatggtgaaggacaggaagccttggcatgccacaatccatggggttgcaaagagtcagacatgactgtgcaactgaacaacaacaatgctgtgAATACTTTCATTATGTCCAGTTTCAAGGTAGGTAGGAAAAACATAATGTCACTGAATGAAGAGGGGGAAAGAAATCCTTCAGCATACCACTGTTAAGAGTGTGCCATTTGTTTCCTAACTTTGGATATCTTTTTTTTGCTGAGCtgtacagcacgtgggatcttagctacctgaccagggattgaacctgtgcccctgcagcaAAAGCATGGAGTAATAACCACCggcctgccagggaattccctgatataATAGCTCATATATTTTATAGAATGCTTTTTATTCACCTTTGAACCTTGGAGAGTAACTTAAAAgacctaaaataaaatataaacctcTATTTGCATACATGCTAaattgcctcagttgtgtcctcctctgtgactctatggaccacagtccaccaggctcccctgttcatgggatcctccaggcaagaatactggagtgggttgccacttcccactccaggggatcttcccgacccaaggatggaactcgtgttctcttgcgtctcctgcattggcaaatgggttctttaccactagtgtcacctgggaagcccaaatctcaGTTTAGTACAACTcagataaaaaactaaaataaagtagtggtgttttttctttaaaatattagattCCCTTTATGtaagatatgtatgtatatatactttaatgtataattatttttaatgtcttattAATAAGATAACCTACTCACAAGATAGAGCATGGGAACACTTTAGCATTCCTGGGAATTTCCTGGGAGTCTGGGAATAGAGGAGGGTAGTGTCACTATCCTGAGGAAGTCTGGAGGACAGTGTCACTTCTCAAAGCTCCTCTGCATTTCCCTCTCCACTGCACCTTCAGTGAAATTAACCATTCTTTCCCTTGTGTCTCTGTAGCCTATTCTGACTGCTATCATAGTGCTATATCACTGCTTGTTTACCTCAAATTACTAAACTTTAAGCTAAGAGCATATTATATTTCCAGTACCTAGTAAAGTGACACATATTAATAGTATGTGCTTACTAAATGTTGGTCCAATAAATGAAGTATTCAAAGCAAAATAAACTCAACTACGGGGAAAATTACAAGGTTAGAATGAAATCAAATCTAAAGAGATGCCTTTAccattttattctgaaaaattttTCCACTTCTTGTTTTGCTTTCAGACACATCAAGCTCAGATGTTTTACTGACTAACTGTTCaacctagaaaagaaaataattacatgAAACCACtaaaacaatacaagagaagCTTTTCATAATAATGGGGGTCAAAAACTCAATCACATAAAATTTAGGGTCTtgctattttgagttaattaaagTCAATAATTTTGTGTTGATTCTTACTGTCATAAAAAGTACAAAGGTAAAGATACTGAAACTGACTCTGTACACTGTACATTGACCATTCACTGaattgagaaagattgaaattaTCACTAGATACCACTCTTTCAGAAGAAAAGAACTTCAGCCCacacccactggagaagggctgtGCAGAAGAAGGTAGGCAATCATCAGCCCCATTATTTTCAGGTTGATTTTTTCTAAATGTTATTTCAGGATTTTActatatttagaaaaacaaaattaaacatgttCTGCTCCAAGGCAACAAAAATGTATTATACACTCCATTTGCAAATACAAAGGTGGTTGATTTAAATTAATAATTGCTTAAGATACTATTTACCTCTGAAATTCTGAGATTCTTTGAACAGTATTTAGGTTTATTCCTAAACAAATCAAACAATAATGCACTCAAAACTTTTCAATATATAATTCCCAAATTTTGTTAGTAAGCATTCTTAATAACTAATTTTCATCTAAAATACCTAGAATATAAGAAAATCTGAGAAATAATCAGATAAGCATATAAGAATCTgtcttttgaaaaaattcaagttaaaaatgAGATAGAACTATGAAGTTTATACCTGAGAATGAGAAATTGAAAAATCTGGACTTCCTTTAGATTTCATTTCATCTTCCTCACAAACCAAACCTGCTtctgttaagaaaataaataaaagagttaaAATGGTATAAAATTGAATTGGAAAtgaattaatttacattttcattaacTTCTCACCTCTATGTACAGAACAGCCAGGGTTTTTTTCCGGTTCTTCCATTTTAGTTTCAGTGTCAAACTCATCCTACATAAtgacatgaaggaaaaaaatggacacattccaaaaagaaattaaagcaacTGGGTAGTATTTATTAACGAGCTTGTTTTACATGAAGGTTAAATATAATATAACACTACAATGACCTCACGCTTTTTGCAAATAAAGTGGTCTTATACTTATTATAAGGCAGCTTATTTATCCAAAGTATAAAATCCTACTTTTCTTTACTTTGTAAGACTGCTTTAAGGTAGACAGTAAAAATACACAACTTTCTGAAAAATGTATGATGACTCTAAGAACCCCAGATCTTACTATCGTTTGAGAGCACTGAATTAGACATGGTAACACAATAAGCTACAACTTCCGTAGCTCTGAAATTTTTGTATAGATACTAGTATAAACTCTGAACCCTCTTCAGGGAGTTGGGAAAGGATAAGCACAGTTATGGTATGACATAAAAAGACATATAAAGTATGTCTACTTTATTATTCTCCTTGTGACATACGTCAAAgagctttaaatattttaaagaatgcttCATAAATCCCAGCCATTTTTGTTTATAAAGCAAGACTGGCATTTAGGTTTAGGAAGACGATTCCTTCTTGACTGAACTGGTTGAAAATTGAGTTTTCTATTTGTAAGGATTTGGCTACAGAGCCTAAAACAGAATAGTTAGTCCCTATCATAAGAACTGTGATCATAATTTagaataaaatgagagaaaaccaCAAAGGTGAGATTAAAGAACAAACAATAATGATGAAAGATTTTCTGGGAATGaggctgtaatttaaaaaaaatcttttttaaatagttcaattcatccatccattcaaccaATATTGAGAATACATTCTGACTCTAAATGCTAGGTACAGAAGAAATACAAAGCTGAATAAGACACTTTTCCTGACTTCCAGGAACTTCCAAGCTCCTTCAGGACACTGATTTTCAGGCCCTGAAGAAATTCAACCACAGGCTTACATGAGCACTTAATAAGGGTGTTGAAGAAAAGATTTCAGCATTAGTCTGGGTGACTGGAGTCATtcagtggttttcttttcttttttttgaaccCAGACCCAGatagtgaaagtgccaagtcctaaccacgggaccaccaggggattccatGGTTTTCAAATTATGCTCCAGACAAAGGGGTTTTCTTAAGAGTCCACCATGAGGGTAGGTGAGACGGTGAATGGCTGGGCCTCTAGGACCATTCCCTACTTCATTCACAATAGTTGTGCTTTTAAATTTCTGAGAATAATATTCTTCGCACCCACGTGAAAAGTTTTAAAACCACAAGCCtaaaccttctttatggtacCTTTCAAACTTGAGTTTATGGTGATAATAAGTATTTATAGCTACTGAAGTACTCAGAATTCAATAAAACATTCATTACTACTGTACTTTGTAACTCCTTAAGTATACTTACACTTATGTAATGCTCCTGGTCATCTTCTAAATCATCTTTGTCCGTAAGAATTTTTTGAAGTggtgtttttaattgttttggtGATAATATACCTGAACCAATGTTTTCCATTCGTTCCCTCTCAGTGGTCACTTTTACTTTGAAGGTGTGAAAAGGCGTTGGTACTTCTCCCACATTTAAGTACATAGGCTCCCCTTCAAATATCACTCCTTCACAATCACCATCCTTAAAACCAGGAGGCTGGTAATCTGGGGGTGTAACTGCAGAAAAGTAAGTATAAACTATGTTGTtcatgaaattgaagaaaatatattaattttattatagaaTATACTGCATATTAAAGAAGTTTTAAATAGTATAGAAGGACATACAATAATAAGTAAAATGCAGTCTCCTACTATCTCAAAGTTCCTATTTTATTCCTTAAAGGTAAACTTTTTTCCTTACACTTGACTAGCTATGTGACTTGAGGAAACTATTTGTCATTCttgattcagtttcctcatctgtcaagagGGGAAAATACTAGCACCAACCTCCTAGGGTCACTGTGGTATTGAAGTCTATAAAATGATCAGAACAGAACTGACACAGAGGAAGTATTCActaaatgttagttattattgTTGATGCTTTGTGTTCTTCTAGAAGATACTatgcatgttatatatatatatatatacatatatatatatatatatattcttaaaaaacacaaatgaagtCATAGTCTTCTGTACCTAGCTGCTTTTAACATCACTTTTAAATCTGCTTTAATATTTTTTGGATAATAATTTAACAGcacattcttttaaatagctTGCACAGCATTCTATTATATAGATACACTATAATTTACTTACTCAATCCTCCAATAAAGAACATTCAATGTTAAATTTCCAGTTTGTTTCCATTTAACAAATGCAATAATGCATAAACATATAACCTTGCATATTTGTCTTTGTATATTCCCAAGATACTTTTCTAGCTACAGAATTTCAggattaaagaaaatttaatattttaaatattttaaagagaatttaaaatttttatattgccAAATAGTCCTCTTAAAATGTTATATGGCACATTAATGGTTACATTCCATCAAGAGTATACGAAAGTGCTTGCTTCCCCCTACATCCCTGCCAATAATGATTTCATAAGTTGTATGATCTGGTAAGTCATTGCTTCATTTCTTTAGTTATGAATGAGGCTGAGGTTCAAATGGACATGTTCTTATCACTGGAGAAGTGTACGTTTTTTTCAAATAccaacataaaatataaattttataattaaaatattatatatataaaaaaatttagGTGCCTAAAAATATTTGGGATGTAAACCAACTGTTTcattaataagaaaatatacaGGTACCAACTAAAACAGGATGATCTGGAAATAGTACCTTCATCATAGTAAAAAAGTTTCATGGTCAAACAAACATCATTAGGTAAAGGTCCCAGATTTTGCATTAGAATATAAATCTTGCGAATGAGAAGAATACTTGCTTTCTTGGTGTCAGCAGATGACATATTAGGTTCACTGCTTTGGTTTTTACTAGAAGAGAATCACACAGTTTCTTTTATGACATCCATGGCTTCTAATAACATAACTTCATGTTTTACTACTTAAGATTCTTATTCTTATTAATGTATCAAGTTGTTAAAAGTTACAATTTCATGTGTTTAATACCactattataaaaaatttaatatcatTGTTAATATTATAATTCTAAATTAATTTACATATGTTAATACACATTTTATGTAAGACTTTTTAAAGGACACAAATGatgaattttattgtatttctaaTCACATAAGCATACAATAGATTTCCTACTCTTTGGCTCTGTttcacaattaaaatatatacaattatcTGTAGAATTCTGGCTTGCAGCCACTCCAAAGATATTTTGTATCTTTGATAGTACATTAGGGATGTTCGagaatttcagaattatttctaaAGTTTAGCTGTACAGTATTATTATGAATAAGTGGTAATCTGCAATATGAAGAGAGAACTATAGAATAATAATTACCTTGTGAAGTCCATGACTGGTCCATTATTGGTGTACTTGAATTTAAATTGGTAACATTCTGAAATTgtctaaaatagaaaatatcataGTTACGAATCTGATATATAATACTGGTGgctatcacgatggtgtgatcactcacctagagccagacatcctggaatgtgaagtcaagtgggccttaggaagtatcactacaaacaaagctagtggaggtcatggaattccagttgagctatttcaaatcctgaaagatgatgctgtgaaagtgctacattcaatatgccaacaaatttgggaaactcagcagtggccacaggactcgaaaagggcagttttcattccaatcccaaagaaaggcaatgccaaagaatgctcaaactaccacacaattgcactcatctcgcacactagtaaggtaatgctcaaaattctccaaaccaggcttcagcaatacgtgaaccatgaacttccagatgttcaagctggttttagaaaaggcagaggaaccagagatcaaattgccaacatctgctggatcattgaaacagctagagagttccagaaaaacatctatttctgctttattgactatgccaaagactttgactgtgtggatcacaagaaactgtggaaaattctgaaagagatgggtcagaccacctgacctgcctcttgagaaacctgaatgcaggtcaggaagcaacagctagaactggacatggaacaacagactggttccaaatagaaaaaggagtacgtcaaggctgtttattgtcaccctgcttatttaacttatatgcagagtacatcatgagaaatactgggctggaggaagcacaagatggaatcaagatttctgggagaaatatcaataatgtcagatatgcagatgacaccacccttatggcagaaagtgaagaagaactaaagagcctcttgatgaaagtgaaagaggagagtgaaaaagttggcttaaagctcaacattcagaaaactaggatcatggcatctggtcccatcacacagtgtcagactttatttttctgggctccaaaatcactgcagatggtgactgcagccatgaaattaaaagacgcttactccttggaatgaaagttatgatcaacttagacagcatattaaaaagcagagacattactttgtcaacaaaggtccgtctagtcaaggctatggtttttccagtggtcacgtatggatgtgagagttggattataaagaaaactgagcaccaaagaattgatgcttttgaagtgtggtattggagaagactcttgagagtcccttgggctggaaggagatccaaccagtccatcctaaaggagatcagtcctgggtgttcattggaaggactgatgttgaagctgaaactccagtactttggccacctgatgtgaagagctgactcattggaaaagaccctgatgctgggaaagattgaaggcaggaggagaagcggacgacagaggataagatggctggatggcatcaccgactcgatggacatgggtttgggtggacttcgggagttggtgatggacagggaggcctggcgtgctgcagttcatggggtcgcaaagagtcagacatgactgagtgactgaagtgaactgaactggtggctaAGTAGCTATGTATAGATTTTTTTATGTCTCACCATTTAATAATTCTTTCTGCATGATAATCCATATTCATCCATTGAAACTTTCCAATCCTAAATAGTCAATTCCAGGGCCTGGGATTTGGGACTTCAGTGCCGGTAAGATACTTATTCCCCACTCACTGCAATTTATGTTTTACATACCAGAGGGAAGGAACTCCTTAATAGGCAGGTAAGGGAGGCAGCACATCTTTTCCACTAACAGAATGGTTAAGCACAGGACTTAAATCCTTACTATATGGTAAGCAcaagcattactataaacaaagctagtggaggtgatgaaattccagctgagctatttcaaatcataaaagatgctgctcctaaagtactgcactcaatatgccagcaaatttggaaaactcagcagtagccacaggcctggaaaagatcagttttcattccaattccaaagaacagcaatgccaaagaatgttcaaacttctaTACAGTTGCACTTATTTTACACGCTAgcaagtaatgttcaaaatccttcaagctaggcttcaacaatacatgtactgagaacttccacatgtacaagctggatttagaaaaggcagaaaagaatttagaaaaggctCCAGGTGCGTGGACTCAGAAGTTGTGTAGCACTGGCCTAGTA
It includes:
- the HORMAD1 gene encoding HORMA domain-containing protein 1 → MATAQLQRTSMSALIFPNRISTEQQSLVLVKRLLAVSVSCITYLRGIFPECAYGTRYLDDLCVKILREDKNCPGSTQLVKWMLGCYDALHKKYLRMVVLAVYTNPEDPQTISECYQFKFKYTNNGPVMDFTSKNQSSEPNMSSADTKKASILLIRKIYILMQNLGPLPNDVCLTMKLFYYDEVTPPDYQPPGFKDGDCEGVIFEGEPMYLNVGEVPTPFHTFKVKVTTERERMENIGSGILSPKQLKTPLQKILTDKDDLEDDQEHYISDEFDTETKMEEPEKNPGCSVHREAGLVCEEDEMKSKGSPDFSISHSQVEQLVSKTSELDVSESKTRSGKIFQNKMANGNQQVKSKDNRKRTQLESGKTVLHPFDSSSQESVPKRRKFSEPKERI